A window of Nicotiana tabacum cultivar K326 chromosome 24, ASM71507v2, whole genome shotgun sequence contains these coding sequences:
- the LOC107776706 gene encoding uncharacterized protein LOC107776706 isoform X6, protein MQQLYCGFPDDMLELLLFALKDLKSSLREQGSNLMIRSGTAESIIEGLAKEVKATNIFTEEEVEFGLWRMVEGVKETLDTISFAEGTPKLAIWNSPFYDMKSLKDLPKSYDEFKKMKLPTMSPISPQVLPKGDMSLSWGNRWASIEKDSATSELRKDQAATLSNVVQGLREEKFNGNSQSDSSLKKIQRKRPVKSAFVTQCGNIAGGGTSLVLNALAAYLRYLEGTSRDEWQEVHEKLRAAETREGASFGALFGSALLLGIISRRRVYYEAIEYEKERNAGIISHFGCSAKMAAAAADTVCSMEWYTLLALKSKAASLGGSSVRIWRWNGYLIHYKQSGDVGPALLLVHGFGAFWSHYRDNIQNIAECGNRVWAMTLLGFGESEKPNIVYTEVVWAKLLRDFIIEVVGEPVHLVGNSIGGYLVAIVACLWPTLAKSVILLNSAGNVIPGYSGSRHSDVRQTSGPAWLGARFLSLFLRLNLRKIVRSCYPIRSDRADEWLVQEMLRASYDPGVVVVLESIFSFDLSVPLNYLLQGIEKRVLVLQGMKDPISDSQSRLDMLREHCEGIIIRELDAGHCPHDEKPEEVNSIIQEWVDTLESEILTTSSTR, encoded by the exons ATGCAGCAGCTATACTGTG GATTTCCGGATGACATGCTTGAATTACTTCTTTTTGCTTTGAAGGATCTGAAGAGTTCACTCAGGGAGCAGGGATCTAATCTGATGATCAGGTCCGGGACTGCAGAGAGTATCATTGAAGGGCTTGCCAAAGAG GTCAAGGCTACCAACATATTTACAGAGGAGGAGGTAGAGTTTGGCTTATGGAGAATGGTAGAAGGTGTAAAAGAGACCTTGGATACAATATCTTTTGCTGAGGGGACTCCCAAACTTGCAATATGGAACAGTCCATTTTATGATATGAAG AGCTTGAAGGATTTGCCCAAATCATACGATGAattcaagaagatgaaattgcCCACTATGTCACCTATTTCCCCCCAAGTGTTACCAAAAGGAGATATGAGCTTGTCTTGGG GAAACAGATGGGCTTCAATTGAGAAGGATTCAGCTACAAGTGAATTGCGAAAAGACCAGGCAGCAACTCTGAGTAATGTGGTTCAAGGTTTGAGAGAGGAAAAGTTTAATGGGAACAGTCAAAGTGATTCAAGTCTCAAGAAAATTCAGAGGAAGAGACCCGTAAAATCTGCTTTTGTCACACAATGTGGAAATATAGCGGGAGGTGGTACAAGTCTAGTGTTGAATGCTTTGGCTGCATATTTGAGATATCTGGAGGGTACTTCCCGAGATGAATGGCAGGA GGTACATGAAAAACTGCGTGCAGCTGAAACTCGGGAAGGAGCCTCATTTGGTGCTCTTTTTGGGTCTGCTCTTCTTCTTGGAATAATTTCCAGAAGAAGAGTGTATTATGAAGCGATTGAGTACGAGAAAGAACGAAATGCTGGAATTATATCGCATTTTGGGTGCTCGGCAAAAATGGCTGCTGCAGCAGCGGATACTGTGTGTTCAATGGAG TGGTATACGCTGTTGGCTTTGAAAAGTAAGGCAGCTAGTTTGGGAGGTTCCTCTGTTAGGATATGGAGATGGAATGGCTATCTGATCCAT TATAAACAGAGTGGTGATGTAGGTCCTGCTCTTCTGCTCGTGCATGGTTTTGGTGCTTTTTGGAGCCATTATCGTGACAATATACAAAACATTGCGGAATGTGGAAATCGAGTCTGGGCAATGACACTCCTGGGGTTTGGTGAATCAGAAAAACCAAATATTGTCTACACTGAAGTTGTGTGGGCTAAATTGCTGAGAGATTTCATAATTGAAGTAGTGGGAGAACCTGTCCATCTTGTTGGCAACTCAATTGGTG GATATCTTGTTGCCATTGTTGCTTGTCTTTGGCCTACTTTGGCCAAGTCTGTGATCCTTTTGAATAGTGCTGGCAATGTTATTCCTGGCTATTCTGGTTCACGCCATTCTGAT GTCAGGCAAACTTCAGGACCAGCATGGCTAGGTGCTCGGTTCCTTTCACTGTTCTTGCGTTTGAATCTGAGGAAAATAGTGAGAAGTTGCTATCCAATT AGAAGTGATCGTGCAGATGAGTGGCTTGTCCAGGAAATGCTGCGAGCA TCTTATGACCCTGGTGTAGTGGTGGTCTTAGAAAGCATTTTCAGCTTTGATCTTTCTGTCCCTCTTAATTATCTTTTGCAAGGAATTGAGAAAAGAGTTCTTGTATTACAG GGAATGAAAGATCCAATTTCTGATTCACAATCAAGGTTAGATATGCTGAGAGAACACTGTGAAGGAATCATAATCAGAGAGCTGGATGCTG GACATTGCCCACATGATGAAAAACCAGAGGAAGTCAACTCTATCATTCAAGAATGGGTAGATACACTTGAAAGTGAAATACTTACAACTAGCTCAACAAGGTAG
- the LOC107776706 gene encoding uncharacterized protein LOC107776706 isoform X2, whose protein sequence is MARFLSLSFSSNPKAPASLCCTSPMMSVKKMKTAGSGAVNKDAAAILWYKHDLRVDDHPGIVAASMHRTLVPLYIFDPRILSRFPDDMLELLLFALKDLKSSLREQGSNLMIRSGTAESIIEGLAKEVKATNIFTEEEVEFGLWRMVEGVKETLDTISFAEGTPKLAIWNSPFYDMKSLKDLPKSYDEFKKMKLPTMSPISPQVLPKGDMSLSWGNRWASIEKDSATSELRKDQAATLSNVVQGLREEKFNGNSQSDSSLKKIQRKRPVKSAFVTQCGNIAGGGTSLVLNALAAYLRYLEGTSRDEWQEVHEKLRAAETREGASFGALFGSALLLGIISRRRVYYEAIEYEKERNAGIISHFGCSAKMAAAAADTVCSMEWYTLLALKSKAASLGGSSVRIWRWNGYLIHYKQSGDVGPALLLVHGFGAFWSHYRDNIQNIAECGNRVWAMTLLGFGESEKPNIVYTEVVWAKLLRDFIIEVVGEPVHLVGNSIGGYLVAIVACLWPTLAKSVILLNSAGNVIPGYSGSRHSDVRQTSGPAWLGARFLSLFLRLNLRKIVRSCYPIRSDRADEWLVQEMLRASYDPGVVVVLESIFSFDLSVPLNYLLQGIEKRVLVLQGMKDPISDSQSRLDMLREHCEGIIIRELDAGHCPHDEKPEEVNSIIQEWVDTLESEILTTSSTR, encoded by the exons atggCTCGTTTTCTTTCACTGTCATTCTCTTCGAACCCCAAAGCTCCTGCTTCCCTCTGTTGTACATCTCCTATGATGTCCGTGAAGAAAATGAAAACGGCTGGTTCTGGTGCTGTCAACAAAGATGCAGCAGCTATACTGTGGTACAAACACGATCTTCGTGTCGACGATCACCCCGGCATTGTTGCAGCTTCTATGCATCGCACACTTGTACCTTTATACATCTTCGATCCCCGGATTCTTTCTC GATTTCCGGATGACATGCTTGAATTACTTCTTTTTGCTTTGAAGGATCTGAAGAGTTCACTCAGGGAGCAGGGATCTAATCTGATGATCAGGTCCGGGACTGCAGAGAGTATCATTGAAGGGCTTGCCAAAGAG GTCAAGGCTACCAACATATTTACAGAGGAGGAGGTAGAGTTTGGCTTATGGAGAATGGTAGAAGGTGTAAAAGAGACCTTGGATACAATATCTTTTGCTGAGGGGACTCCCAAACTTGCAATATGGAACAGTCCATTTTATGATATGAAG AGCTTGAAGGATTTGCCCAAATCATACGATGAattcaagaagatgaaattgcCCACTATGTCACCTATTTCCCCCCAAGTGTTACCAAAAGGAGATATGAGCTTGTCTTGGG GAAACAGATGGGCTTCAATTGAGAAGGATTCAGCTACAAGTGAATTGCGAAAAGACCAGGCAGCAACTCTGAGTAATGTGGTTCAAGGTTTGAGAGAGGAAAAGTTTAATGGGAACAGTCAAAGTGATTCAAGTCTCAAGAAAATTCAGAGGAAGAGACCCGTAAAATCTGCTTTTGTCACACAATGTGGAAATATAGCGGGAGGTGGTACAAGTCTAGTGTTGAATGCTTTGGCTGCATATTTGAGATATCTGGAGGGTACTTCCCGAGATGAATGGCAGGA GGTACATGAAAAACTGCGTGCAGCTGAAACTCGGGAAGGAGCCTCATTTGGTGCTCTTTTTGGGTCTGCTCTTCTTCTTGGAATAATTTCCAGAAGAAGAGTGTATTATGAAGCGATTGAGTACGAGAAAGAACGAAATGCTGGAATTATATCGCATTTTGGGTGCTCGGCAAAAATGGCTGCTGCAGCAGCGGATACTGTGTGTTCAATGGAG TGGTATACGCTGTTGGCTTTGAAAAGTAAGGCAGCTAGTTTGGGAGGTTCCTCTGTTAGGATATGGAGATGGAATGGCTATCTGATCCAT TATAAACAGAGTGGTGATGTAGGTCCTGCTCTTCTGCTCGTGCATGGTTTTGGTGCTTTTTGGAGCCATTATCGTGACAATATACAAAACATTGCGGAATGTGGAAATCGAGTCTGGGCAATGACACTCCTGGGGTTTGGTGAATCAGAAAAACCAAATATTGTCTACACTGAAGTTGTGTGGGCTAAATTGCTGAGAGATTTCATAATTGAAGTAGTGGGAGAACCTGTCCATCTTGTTGGCAACTCAATTGGTG GATATCTTGTTGCCATTGTTGCTTGTCTTTGGCCTACTTTGGCCAAGTCTGTGATCCTTTTGAATAGTGCTGGCAATGTTATTCCTGGCTATTCTGGTTCACGCCATTCTGAT GTCAGGCAAACTTCAGGACCAGCATGGCTAGGTGCTCGGTTCCTTTCACTGTTCTTGCGTTTGAATCTGAGGAAAATAGTGAGAAGTTGCTATCCAATT AGAAGTGATCGTGCAGATGAGTGGCTTGTCCAGGAAATGCTGCGAGCA TCTTATGACCCTGGTGTAGTGGTGGTCTTAGAAAGCATTTTCAGCTTTGATCTTTCTGTCCCTCTTAATTATCTTTTGCAAGGAATTGAGAAAAGAGTTCTTGTATTACAG GGAATGAAAGATCCAATTTCTGATTCACAATCAAGGTTAGATATGCTGAGAGAACACTGTGAAGGAATCATAATCAGAGAGCTGGATGCTG GACATTGCCCACATGATGAAAAACCAGAGGAAGTCAACTCTATCATTCAAGAATGGGTAGATACACTTGAAAGTGAAATACTTACAACTAGCTCAACAAGGTAG